Sequence from the Segatella copri genome:
TCTACAATGAGCACGACCATGAAGCAGGTCACCTCACAGGAAAGTCCGGTAACCCAATCGAAGGCTTCGGCTTCAACACCAGTAGAATTACAGGCGAGAAAATCATCGTCATTGATGACATCATCACCAGAGGAAAAACCTTCGAAATGGTGGCAGAAAAGCTGAAATCCATGGGAGCAGCAAGCATTACAGGATTGTTCCTGGCAAAAACCATCAACCCAGACTACCATCCCCATTACAATCCGATGATCGATTACGATCCAGAAGACGACTACGATCCAGCAGATTACTACGAGGAAGAAGACGACTACGATCCAGCAGACTACTACGAGGAAGAAAAAACATACGACAACTACAATGGTTCATATGCTCAAGACGTAGAAGGTTGGAGCGACCAAGACATAGACGATGTCTTCGACGGCGATCCTGACGCCTACTGGAACATCGACTAACACAAAGAAGACAAACAGCTGTAAAAGCAAGTATTTTTCCAAGATGTTTGGATATAAAAAAAACTACTTTTTCAGTCGAGTAACAACAAAAATAATAACAAATAAATATGGCACTCAATACAGAACTCATACTGACATTGAAAAACCTCAAGGGCTGTGGAAACAAAACCGTTCTCTCCATAGCCGAAGTAGCACCGTCCCAAGTACAAACCATCAAGGATCTGTGTGACTTCTGGACAACTCTCAAAGGTAAGAAGTTCGAAAAGTTCACTACTACAGATCTCCACGAAGCCAACAGAAAGGCAATGACCATCATCAACGATGCAGAGAGATGCGGTGTAGGCATTATCTCCTATTACGAAGATGCTTTCCCTCAAATCCTACGTGAGACCATCAATGAGGATGGCAATGCAGATGCACCGTTACTTCTGTTCTACAGAGGAAACATCAAAGCCCTGCAAATGCCGGGTATTGCCATCATCGGCACAAGAGAACCAACAGAAGCAGGAACGCAAGCAGGAATCTACTTCGCAGAAAAGTTCGCTGCAGAAGGGTTCAACATCGTATCAGGCCTTGCTATAGGATGCGACACCACTGGTCACCAAGGAGCATTGAACGTGAAGGGAACCACCACGGCATTCCTTGCCAACGGCTTGGACTGGGAATCCATCTATCCAAAGGAAAACCTAGAACTGGCCAAGAACATCGTTGAGAACGGCGGATTGCTGCTCTCAGAGTATCCGGTAGGACAAAGAGGAAATCGCTATACCCTAGTGGAACGTGACAGACTGCAGGCAGGACTCTCATACGCAACCCTCGTCATCCAGACAAGTCTCAGAGGAGGAACCATGCATGCAGTAAACGCCACCATCAAAGCCCAAAAGCCTCTCTTCATGATCCGGTACAAGAACATGAATGGACAAACTGGCGGAAAAGCAGAGGGCAACAGAGTGTTCCTTGAAGAAGGAAAAGCCCATGCCCTGACCTCAGGTTCATTCGATGAAGCCCTTGCCATCATCAGAGAATCAGTAGAAAGAATCAACAAACCAAAAATCAAAAAATCATTATTCTAGGCTATGATTAAAGGAGTAATTTTTGACCTGGACTTAACTCTTGTTGATACCACTACACTGGAAAATGCCAGAAAGACGAGAAACTGGCACGAGGCATATAGACTTATCCCATATACCTCCATGTATGCAGGAATCCAAGAAGTCCTTGACCAAATAAAAGCCCAAGGTATCAAGATGGCGATAGTCAGCAGTTCACCACGTCCCTATGTGGAAAGAATCGTTGACTATTACCAGATTCCAGCAAGTTTCATCGTTGGCTACCATGATGCCCATCCCGTCAAGCCCCATCCTGCACCTATGCTAAAGGCATTGGAGCTGATGAATGAGAAAGCTGAAGATATTCTGAGCTTTGGAGATAGGGCTATAGACATGATTGCATCTAAAAGAGCTGGCATAAAAGCCATCGCATGCCTCTGGGGAACCAAGGAAAGGAGTATGCTACTTGGTACAGCATACGATAAAGCAATTGGCTCACCACTGAAGATACTTCCATACATACAATGAATATAGCAAATTCATTGAATATGGTATCCTCTCATCAGGTTCCACTAGGCATACCCTTTCCTAATGGAACCTTTTACAACAAAAAAATACCACTAACTGAAAAAAAACAACTAGCAAAGAAGCTCCCCAGCATAGCAATTCCAACATGCTATGCCAGGGAGCTTTTCATGGTTAAAGTAGATAACCTCAACACGACTTTAATCTGGTAGATTCCACAGCACCCGGCGGTACCATGAAAATGATGCACCCACATAAATGCTTCATCCTTAAAAAAATCAAACAACCATCGTACGCAAAAAAGTTTTTCCTCGAAAAAAGTATCAAAGTATCATTCCACCTTGAAAATTGATGGTTATAACATTAATACACAGCGCATTAACAAAATTAGACTTCTCTAAAAACGGAGGAAGAAGTATCATCGAAGTATCATAAATTAGCGAGAAGTATCATGATTTCTTGCCTGCATCGAAAAAAAATGCTTTATGAAGTGATAATAATAGCATTTATAAGGCAATAAACAGGATGTTTTTGCGTCTAGTAAAACAGAATGTTTTATTCTTAATACTTAAGAAACATGGATGAAAAGGAATTACTGAAAAAGGCTTTTGAGTACGGAAACGTACCTAGCAACATCACCTACTGTTTCACCGAACCATGTCCGATGAAAAACAAATGTATCCACTATCTATCCGGTCTCTACAAAAATGAGAAGACAGATAGAGGGGATGCCATTTTCCCAAATGCCCTGAAAAACGGGAATTGCAAGTACTTCACTCCGCTGCGTGTCGTGAAAATGGCATGGGGATTCGACAAACTCTTTGCCGAAATGAAAGTGAAAGACGCTCCTGCACTGCGCGCCGAAATGAGAGACTACCTCGGCAGCAAAGGACAATACTATCGTTACAAACTGGGACAACTGAAACTCCTGCCGGAACAACAGGCATATATCAAACAGCTCTTCGCCAGATACGGATATAAAGATGTTGAATTCGATCATTTCTCGGAAGAGATTGATTTCACTAAAAGCTAATCTTTTTCTCTGTCCTCCAGATGTTCCAGCCATGCCATTTAAGCGGTCCCACAGAGAACACGTGATGGGCTACCGGTGAACAAGTGATGGGCTACTGGAGAACAAGTGACGGGCAGCCATTGCCCGTACAACGGGAAACGAGTGCCCAATTTACCAACCAAACTTTGGGCAACGCCAACAAGAGTTTATAGTTTATAATTTACAGTTTATAATTTACAGTTTATAGTTGACACTTAACCATTAATCAGATATACAATGAAGGTAACTATCGTTCATACAAACAATAAGAAGCAGCTCCTCGTCAGCACAAAGACGATGGAGAAGTTGCTGCAACGTATCGCAAAAGATGACAGCAGACTTACTGTTACCCATTTCCGCGAATACGTGACCTATATGGAAAGCGGCTACGAATATTACAAGGATATGCCAACATGGATGCACATCTATCCAGCTGCAGAATTCGCCAAAGACGAAAACAACAACCTGAAGATGAAGACTTGCAACGGTATCCTGCTGCTGAAATTCGGAAACATCACGGATGCGGACGGCGTGGAGGGCGTGAAGCGCTCGGTTGCCATGCTGCCTTCTACCTTTGCTGCGCTGGAAGGTGCTGATGGAAAGTCGGTTATCGTATTGGTGAAATTCAGCAATGAAGATGATTTGCTGCCTGCTGAGGAGGCGGATGCCGAACGACTGTACCGCATCGCTTACCAGCAGATTCTGCCTGTATATCAGGCGATTGCCAAGACTTCGGTGCTCACAGACGGACCGAAACCTTCTATAGAAGCGGGCTCAAATCTGTCTTTTGAGCCTTCGATGCACAACAGTTTTATGATGACGCTCGA
This genomic interval carries:
- a CDS encoding phosphoribosyltransferase gives rise to the protein MYNYHYIKNYLPVRYQANAQQLADRQTCYNFKDGYLNDEVKSGFLNKIQEITNGEKTGWSICFIPASTKSKTVTRYQKLAEAILAAGYKVVIDAIYNEHDHEAGHLTGKSGNPIEGFGFNTSRITGEKIIVIDDIITRGKTFEMVAEKLKSMGAASITGLFLAKTINPDYHPHYNPMIDYDPEDDYDPADYYEEEDDYDPADYYEEEKTYDNYNGSYAQDVEGWSDQDIDDVFDGDPDAYWNID
- a CDS encoding DNA-processing protein DprA, whose translation is MALNTELILTLKNLKGCGNKTVLSIAEVAPSQVQTIKDLCDFWTTLKGKKFEKFTTTDLHEANRKAMTIINDAERCGVGIISYYEDAFPQILRETINEDGNADAPLLLFYRGNIKALQMPGIAIIGTREPTEAGTQAGIYFAEKFAAEGFNIVSGLAIGCDTTGHQGALNVKGTTTAFLANGLDWESIYPKENLELAKNIVENGGLLLSEYPVGQRGNRYTLVERDRLQAGLSYATLVIQTSLRGGTMHAVNATIKAQKPLFMIRYKNMNGQTGGKAEGNRVFLEEGKAHALTSGSFDEALAIIRESVERINKPKIKKSLF
- a CDS encoding HAD family hydrolase, whose product is MIKGVIFDLDLTLVDTTTLENARKTRNWHEAYRLIPYTSMYAGIQEVLDQIKAQGIKMAIVSSSPRPYVERIVDYYQIPASFIVGYHDAHPVKPHPAPMLKALELMNEKAEDILSFGDRAIDMIASKRAGIKAIACLWGTKERSMLLGTAYDKAIGSPLKILPYIQ
- a CDS encoding DUF6078 family protein is translated as MDEKELLKKAFEYGNVPSNITYCFTEPCPMKNKCIHYLSGLYKNEKTDRGDAIFPNALKNGNCKYFTPLRVVKMAWGFDKLFAEMKVKDAPALRAEMRDYLGSKGQYYRYKLGQLKLLPEQQAYIKQLFARYGYKDVEFDHFSEEIDFTKS